A stretch of the Rosa rugosa chromosome 5, drRosRugo1.1, whole genome shotgun sequence genome encodes the following:
- the LOC133709520 gene encoding uncharacterized protein LOC133709520 produces MGFFSFFGRVLFASIFILSAWQAFNEFGTDGGPAAKELAPKFSVLKDHLSSKLGFALPDVDPIHLAGAVIALKGLGGILFVLNSNIGALLLIIQLAFTTPLIYDFYNFSPDTPKFGVLLNDFLQQAALVGALFFFIGMKNSISKRGQITKKKIHKTKTG; encoded by the exons ATGgggttcttctccttcttcggCCGCGTCCTCTTCGCCTCCATCTTCATCCTCTCCGCTTGGCAAGC GTTCAATGAATTTGGTACTGATGGAGGACCTGCTGCAAAGGAGTTGGCTCCCAAATTTTCCGTTTTAAAAGATCACCTGTCTTCGAAACTGGGCTTTGCATTACCGGATGTAGAT CCTATTCATTTAGCTGGAGCTGTGATAGCTCTAAAAGGTCTGGGAGGCATTCTATTTGTACTTAACAGTAATATTGGAGCTCTTCTCCTG ATTATTCAATTGGCATTTACCACTCCCCTCATCTATGATTTCTACAACTTTAGTCCAGACACTCCCAAATTTGGTGTACTCCTGAATGATTTCTTGCAG CAAGCAGCACTTGTTGGTGCACTGTTTTTCTTCATCGGGATGAAGAACTCTATTTCTAAGAGGGGACAAATCACCAAGAAGAAGATCCACAAAACCAAAACTGGTTAG